The Malus domestica chromosome 06, GDT2T_hap1 genome has a segment encoding these proteins:
- the LOC103409626 gene encoding uncharacterized protein At5g39865-like, translating into MGCASSNLFNHNDEFSQLGSSALSHHIVSLTSSTYGLLTLDPPPPAPTTPSTPPSRFTLGSIFPSPLSQPKSLDSEPKSLLSDPRPLPSDPEVINSWELMDGLDADSFRFSPLPPPKPFVFLDPKTPDKENSNPNRTILKSPYESVFRVNNKKDPLDRFEKICPPGGENKVVVYTTTLRGVRRTFEECNAVRAEIEGLGVMIVERDVSMDRGFREELSDLMKGKGKEAAVPPRVFVKGRYIGGSEEVLKILEEGLLGEILAGCPKKKAGSVCEGCGEARFLPCFQCNGSSKMVLMVNDDVAGQRQGTTVVTRCPECNENGLVLCPICS; encoded by the coding sequence ATGGGTTGTGCTTCTTCTAATCTCTTCAACCACAACGACGAGTTCTCCCAACTCGGCAGCTCCGCGCTGAGCCACCACATCGTCTCGCTGACTTCCTCCACCTACGGCCTCCTCACTCTCGACCCGCCGCCGCCTGCGCCCACCACTCCGTCGACACCCCCTTCTCGATTCACTCTCGGGTCCATTTTCCCGAGCCCCTTGTCCCAGCCCAAGTCGCTCGATTCCGAACCCAAGTCGCTCTTGTCCGACCCGAGACCGCTGCCTTCCGACCCGGAAGTCATTAACTCATGGGAGCTTATGGACGGGCTTGACGCCGATAGCTTCAGATTCTCGCCGCTTCCGCCGCCCAAACCCTTCGTTTTCTTAGACCCAAAAACCCCCGATAAAGAAAACTCCAACCCGAATCGCACAATTCTCAAATCTCCGTACGAAAGCGTCTTCCGGGTGAACAACAAGAAGGACCCACTTGACCGGTTCGAGAAAATATGCCCGCCGGGCGGAGAAAACAAAGTGGTTGTCTACACGACGACGCTGCGAGGAGTGCGGCGGACTTTTGAGGAGTGCAACGCCGTCCGGGCAGAGATAGAAGGCCTCGGGGTGATGATTGTCGAGCGTGACGTGTCGATGGATCGCGGGTTCAGAGAAGAGTTGAGCGACTTGATGAAGGGGAAAGGGAAGGAGGCGGCGGTGCCGCCGCGGGTGTTTGTGAAGGGGAGATATATAGGCGGCTCTGAGGAGGTGCTGAAGATTTTGGAGGAGGGTTTGCTGGGTGAGATTCTTGCTGGGTGTCCAAAGAAAAAAGCTGGGTCTGTGTGTGAAGGGTGTGGGGAGGCAAGGTTCTTGCCCTGCTTCCAGTGCAATGGGAGTTCAAAGATGGTGCTGATGGTGAATGATGATGTGGCGGGGCAGCGGCAGGGGACGACGGTGGTGACGAGGTGTCCTGAGTGTAATGAGAATGGGCTGGTGCTTTGCCCAatttgtagctga